From a single Rutidosis leptorrhynchoides isolate AG116_Rl617_1_P2 chromosome 5, CSIRO_AGI_Rlap_v1, whole genome shotgun sequence genomic region:
- the LOC139850014 gene encoding epoxide hydrolase 2-like — protein MSITSFVKKFLTYRGLEPLYISKGKGFRHSPNGVPVTLPPWLSEEDVGYFVSQLEKTTITGGVNYYRALPVDWEIGAAYNGAKVTVPTKFIIGDQDWCLEMFNKDYILGDEFKSDVPLLEDVVLMEGAAHFINQEKPDEVSKHIIQFLQKF, from the exons ATGAGTATTACATCATTTGTGAAAAAGTTCTTAACATATAGAGGCCTTGAACCACTATACATATCTAAAGGCAAAGGATTTCGACATTCACCAAACGGTGTCCCTGTAACGCTGCCACCATGGTTGTCTGAAGAAGATGTAGGATACTTCGTTAGCCAACTCGAAAAGACTACTATTACTGGCGGAGTTAACTATTATCGAGCTCTTCCTGT TGACTGGGAAATTGGTGCGGCATATAACGGTGCAAAAGTAACAGTGCCAACAAAATTCATCATTGGAGATCAAGACTGGTGCCTAGAAATGTTTAATAAGGATTACATACTTGGTGATGAATTTAAAAGTGATGTTCCACTTTTGGAAGATGTCGTTTTAATGGAAGGTGCAGCTCACTTCATTAATCAAGAGAAGCCTGATGAAGTCAGCAAACACATTATTCAGTTTCTGCAGAAATTCTAA